One segment of Thermodesulfovibrio sp. 3907-1M DNA contains the following:
- a CDS encoding glycosyltransferase family 4 protein, which yields MKIAFVKRNFSYHGGAERYLSTLIEALKNKEWEIHIFANKWLKHEEVIFHKIPILPLGSFLRAYSFNRNLKINLKEFDCVISFERTTNQHIYRAGEGCHRRWLELRSSFESEIKKLSFKLNPLHRYYLRLEREIFEKTPLIIANSHMVKNEIINYYGIPSSKIKAIYNGVDTEKFSPKNRKKNSQLRQALNLPEDRKIILFVGSGFKRKGLFTLLKAMAILKHKPYLLLVIGKGDIKKYMKISKNLGIENKVFFMGTRKEIENFYAIANLFVLPTIYDPFSNAALEAMASGIPVITTTNNGVAELIEEGKEGFTIKNPFAHEELADKINTAMESTEKMGEFARKKAEHFTIQRAVEEFMECIKNFLS from the coding sequence ATGAAAATTGCTTTCGTAAAAAGAAATTTCTCATATCATGGTGGTGCAGAAAGATATCTTTCCACCCTCATAGAAGCTTTGAAAAACAAAGAATGGGAAATTCATATATTTGCAAACAAATGGTTAAAACATGAAGAAGTAATATTTCATAAAATTCCAATTTTGCCTTTAGGATCATTTTTGAGGGCTTATAGCTTCAACCGAAATCTTAAAATTAATCTTAAAGAGTTTGACTGCGTTATTAGCTTTGAGAGGACCACAAATCAACATATTTACAGAGCTGGAGAAGGATGCCACAGAAGATGGCTTGAATTACGTTCTTCCTTTGAATCTGAAATAAAAAAACTATCATTTAAACTGAATCCACTTCATAGATACTATCTACGGCTTGAAAGGGAAATCTTTGAAAAAACTCCATTAATTATTGCAAACTCACATATGGTAAAAAATGAAATAATCAATTATTATGGAATCCCTTCTTCAAAAATAAAGGCAATTTACAATGGCGTTGATACTGAGAAATTCTCACCGAAAAACAGAAAAAAAAATAGTCAATTAAGGCAAGCACTTAATTTGCCAGAGGACAGAAAAATTATTCTTTTCGTTGGTTCAGGATTTAAAAGAAAGGGACTTTTTACTCTTCTTAAAGCAATGGCAATTTTGAAGCACAAACCTTATCTGCTTCTTGTTATAGGTAAAGGAGATATAAAAAAATACATGAAGATATCTAAAAATCTTGGTATTGAAAATAAAGTATTTTTTATGGGCACAAGAAAAGAGATTGAAAATTTTTATGCCATTGCGAACCTGTTTGTTCTTCCAACAATCTATGATCCCTTCAGCAATGCAGCACTTGAAGCAATGGCATCGGGAATTCCAGTAATTACAACCACAAACAATGGTGTAGCAGAATTAATTGAAGAAGGAAAAGAGGGCTTTACCATAAAAAATCCCTTTGCCCATGAGGAGCTTGCAGATAAGATAAATACTGCCATGGAGAGTACTGAAAAAATGGGAGAGTTTGCAAGGAAAAAAGCAGAACATTTTACAATTCAAAGAGCTGTAGAGGAGTTCATGGAGTGTATAAAAAATTTCTTGTCATAA
- a CDS encoding CBS domain-containing protein produces MQIITTHLNADFDALASCMAAKKLYPEAVVVLPGSMEKKVKLFFETFKPFEIKKIKEVDLDKVKTLIVVDTRSVQRIGELAQLLKKQLKVHLYDHHPKGEDDIKADFEITEQIGALASLFTEIFRKKNIPITPLEATLLCLGIYEETGCLLFPSTTERDVLSVAYLLKRGANLNIVSQFLKEELSREEVSLLNEILNSLQEHLINGIRINIGHAVKEEPQDISHIAHKVMDIIDTDALFVIIEMEDKILIIGRSNTPQVDVGLILTEFGGGGHRAAGSATLKEKPVNLIIDELVKVIKQQIKPEKVARDLMTTPVISVQWDRTIKEVEGMMTKYGINAMPVIKNNKYIGVITRGVVEKAIFHGLKQSRVGDFATTDAYTAEEDTPLWEVEKNMVELNQRFVPIVKDDKVVGVITRTDILRNLYEELIKKFKISKPVEVEESSKNVAKLMKEFFSEEIYEILTTAGKLAEEMGYGAYLVGGSVRDLIMRRPSPDVDIVVEGDGIAFAQELSKKIDGKVIPHPRFATAKILKEIIRNGEKKSFYIDIATARTEYYESPAALPKVETSSIKKDLYRRDFTINALAVKLNSKNFGLLIDFFGGQRDIKDKKIRVLHNLSFVEDPTRAIRAIRFSEKLGFKISKHTENLIKLAVKMSIFEKLKGPRLYEELILLLKETQPHHSIKRLADYGLLKILHPSLEEKKLYSELARAYETVQAMELLFLKEKYRKELIYLMVMLWNLEDHERQEFLQKICVPENIKKEVIENIISAEKALQAFPSEESPVEIYTLLSSLNIEIIILMMVYAQEQQKKAISFYLTKLKEIKPLLRGEDLKTLGIPPGPIYKKIFDEILKEKLQGRLLSKEEEIEFAKNFGK; encoded by the coding sequence ATGCAGATAATAACAACCCATCTTAATGCTGATTTTGACGCTCTTGCTTCTTGTATGGCAGCAAAAAAACTTTATCCAGAGGCAGTTGTCGTGCTACCTGGCTCAATGGAAAAGAAGGTTAAGCTTTTTTTTGAAACTTTCAAGCCCTTTGAAATAAAAAAAATAAAAGAAGTTGATTTAGATAAAGTGAAAACCTTAATAGTTGTTGATACAAGAAGCGTTCAAAGAATTGGAGAACTTGCCCAACTATTAAAAAAACAACTAAAAGTTCATCTTTATGATCATCATCCTAAGGGAGAAGATGACATAAAAGCAGATTTTGAAATAACAGAGCAGATTGGTGCTCTTGCATCCCTTTTTACAGAAATTTTCCGTAAAAAGAATATTCCTATAACCCCTCTTGAAGCAACTCTTCTGTGTCTGGGAATTTATGAAGAAACAGGATGTCTTCTTTTCCCATCAACAACTGAAAGAGATGTCCTATCAGTGGCATATTTACTTAAAAGAGGAGCAAATTTGAATATAGTTTCACAATTTCTTAAGGAAGAGCTTTCACGGGAAGAAGTATCTCTTCTTAATGAGATTCTTAACTCCCTGCAGGAACATTTAATTAATGGAATAAGAATTAACATCGGTCATGCTGTAAAAGAAGAGCCTCAGGACATCTCTCACATTGCTCATAAAGTAATGGACATTATTGACACAGATGCGCTTTTTGTCATCATTGAAATGGAAGATAAAATTTTGATAATCGGAAGAAGTAACACTCCGCAGGTTGATGTAGGTTTAATTTTAACTGAATTTGGAGGAGGCGGACACCGGGCTGCAGGAAGTGCCACTTTAAAAGAAAAACCTGTTAATTTAATTATTGATGAGCTTGTCAAAGTTATTAAACAGCAAATAAAGCCAGAAAAAGTTGCCAGAGATTTAATGACAACTCCGGTAATCTCTGTTCAATGGGACAGAACAATCAAAGAAGTTGAAGGAATGATGACAAAATATGGCATAAATGCCATGCCTGTAATTAAAAATAATAAATACATTGGAGTAATCACAAGAGGTGTGGTTGAAAAAGCAATTTTTCATGGACTGAAACAATCAAGAGTTGGAGATTTTGCTACAACAGATGCCTACACTGCTGAGGAAGACACTCCATTATGGGAGGTAGAAAAAAACATGGTTGAACTTAATCAGAGATTTGTTCCAATTGTCAAAGATGATAAAGTGGTGGGAGTTATTACCAGAACCGATATACTGCGTAATTTATATGAAGAATTAATAAAAAAATTTAAGATTTCAAAGCCTGTAGAGGTCGAAGAATCAAGCAAAAATGTAGCAAAGCTGATGAAAGAGTTTTTCTCTGAAGAAATTTATGAAATTCTCACTACTGCTGGAAAACTTGCTGAAGAAATGGGATATGGAGCCTATCTGGTAGGTGGCTCAGTGAGAGACCTTATTATGAGAAGACCGAGTCCTGATGTAGATATTGTAGTTGAAGGAGATGGCATAGCTTTTGCACAGGAGCTTTCAAAAAAAATAGATGGCAAGGTAATTCCTCATCCAAGATTTGCTACTGCCAAGATCTTAAAAGAAATCATAAGAAATGGTGAAAAAAAGAGCTTTTACATAGATATTGCAACAGCCCGAACAGAATACTATGAGTCACCAGCAGCTTTACCAAAAGTTGAAACTTCATCCATCAAAAAAGATTTATATAGAAGAGATTTTACAATAAATGCTCTGGCTGTCAAACTAAATTCAAAAAACTTCGGATTGCTCATAGATTTTTTTGGTGGACAGAGAGACATAAAAGACAAAAAAATAAGAGTGCTTCATAACCTAAGCTTTGTGGAAGACCCTACCAGAGCTATAAGAGCCATAAGATTTTCAGAGAAATTGGGATTTAAAATATCAAAACACACTGAAAATTTAATAAAACTTGCGGTTAAGATGAGCATTTTTGAGAAACTTAAAGGACCAAGACTTTATGAGGAACTCATTTTACTTTTAAAGGAAACTCAACCTCATCACTCAATAAAAAGACTTGCAGATTATGGTTTACTCAAAATCCTTCACCCTTCCTTAGAAGAAAAAAAACTTTACAGTGAACTTGCAAGAGCTTATGAAACTGTGCAAGCCATGGAACTCCTTTTTTTAAAAGAAAAATACAGAAAAGAATTAATCTATTTAATGGTCATGCTCTGGAACCTGGAGGATCATGAAAGGCAGGAGTTTCTTCAAAAAATATGCGTTCCAGAGAATATAAAAAAGGAAGTTATTGAAAATATTATCTCCGCTGAGAAAGCCCTGCAGGCTTTTCCTTCTGAAGAGTCTCCTGTAGAAATATATACACTCTTAAGCAGTTTGAACATAGAAATAATAATTTTGATGATGGTTTATGCACAGGAGCAGCAAAAAAAAGCAATTTCTTTCTATCTTACTAAGCTTAAAGAAATAAAGCCCTTATTGCGTGGAGAAGATCTAAAAACTCTTGGAATTCCGCCTGGACCTATTTATAAAAAGATTTTTGATGAAATTTTAAAGGAAAAGCTCCAGGGGAGACTCCTATCAAAAGAAGAGGAGATAGAGTTTGCAAAAAATTTTGGAAAATAA
- a CDS encoding polysaccharide deacetylase family protein — protein MPCSSALNVTPDIFEEQLRGLKTKGWKTLEAKEFLYLMENPEESRKKCVLITFDDGFVDNYIYAYPVLKKYKMKALLFVATDFITDLDIKRSNLKLTHKEMWEIAFSERKHEVMCTWNELREMQDEGVFDIQSHGHTHKTPDFIERADYQALQDDLRVGKELLIKNLGKQPLHLAWPRGVYDSKTVEVAKKLGFKALYTTQRGANIDDPFHIKRLAIKNKGMGWLNKKLIIYSSSLLSKIYYRIRL, from the coding sequence ATGCCCTGCAGTAGTGCCCTTAATGTTACTCCAGATATTTTTGAAGAACAACTGAGAGGCTTAAAAACAAAGGGCTGGAAAACCCTTGAAGCAAAAGAGTTTTTATATCTCATGGAAAATCCTGAAGAGTCAAGAAAAAAATGCGTGCTTATCACCTTTGATGATGGCTTTGTTGATAACTATATTTATGCTTATCCTGTTCTCAAAAAATATAAAATGAAGGCATTGTTATTTGTGGCAACAGATTTTATAACTGATTTAGATATTAAAAGGAGTAACTTAAAACTTACCCATAAAGAGATGTGGGAGATTGCTTTTTCAGAAAGAAAGCATGAGGTAATGTGCACATGGAATGAACTCAGGGAAATGCAGGATGAAGGCGTTTTTGATATACAGAGTCATGGACACACGCATAAAACGCCTGATTTCATAGAAAGGGCTGATTATCAGGCGCTGCAGGATGATTTAAGAGTGGGAAAAGAGTTATTAATTAAAAATCTCGGGAAACAGCCTCTTCATCTTGCCTGGCCCAGAGGAGTTTATGACAGCAAGACAGTAGAAGTTGCAAAAAAACTCGGATTTAAAGCTCTCTATACAACTCAAAGAGGAGCAAACATAGATGATCCCTTTCATATTAAAAGACTGGCTATAAAAAACAAAGGCATGGGATGGCTTAATAAAAAGTTAATCATTTACAGCTCTTCACTGTTAAGCAAAATATATTATAGAATAAGACTTTAA
- the rsmA gene encoding 16S rRNA (adenine(1518)-N(6)/adenine(1519)-N(6))-dimethyltransferase RsmA, which translates to MGKKLGQHFLRNKEILQRIVTVSEIKPQDRVVEIGAGMGDLTDLLIQNAKEVIAIEIDPVLFKILKERFAQRENLKIVNQNALRFPYEEIGEFKVVANIPYYITKPIIFRLIEAKNLISMTLTVQKEVAQRVVAVPHSKAYSALSIIVQYYTVPEIKFYIPPKFFTPPPEVDSAVIKMDRRPSPAVKVADKQMFFKIVKSAFGQRRKMIANSLKLVIEKPKEFLTQIGINPMKRAEELSIEDFAYITNEVCKFCKK; encoded by the coding sequence ATGGGTAAAAAGCTTGGACAGCATTTCTTAAGAAATAAGGAGATTCTTCAAAGGATTGTTACGGTTTCAGAGATTAAACCTCAGGACAGAGTTGTTGAGATTGGTGCAGGAATGGGCGATTTAACAGATTTATTAATTCAGAATGCAAAGGAAGTTATAGCAATTGAGATTGATCCTGTGCTCTTTAAAATTTTAAAGGAAAGATTTGCTCAAAGGGAAAACTTAAAGATAGTAAATCAAAATGCTCTCAGATTTCCATATGAAGAAATTGGAGAGTTTAAAGTTGTTGCTAACATACCCTACTACATAACAAAACCAATAATTTTCAGATTAATTGAAGCTAAGAATCTTATTTCAATGACTTTAACAGTTCAAAAGGAGGTTGCTCAAAGAGTTGTTGCAGTTCCTCACTCAAAGGCATACTCTGCCCTGAGTATTATTGTTCAGTATTATACTGTGCCTGAAATAAAATTTTATATTCCTCCTAAATTTTTCACTCCTCCACCAGAAGTAGATTCAGCAGTAATAAAGATGGACAGAAGACCCAGTCCAGCTGTAAAAGTAGCTGATAAACAGATGTTTTTTAAGATCGTTAAATCAGCCTTTGGTCAGCGAAGAAAAATGATAGCAAACTCTTTAAAATTAGTTATTGAGAAGCCAAAAGAATTTTTAACTCAAATCGGTATAAATCCAATGAAAAGAGCAGAAGAACTTTCAATTGAGGATTTTGCTTACATTACCAATGAAGTTTGCAAATTTTGCAAAAAATAA
- the radA gene encoding DNA repair protein RadA, whose protein sequence is MKVKLRRFFQCQSCGYISPKWIGRCPDCGAWNSFVEETIEAGAERKTLSETVQPVSISSIEITVSDRFLTGIGELDRVLGGGLVKGSLILIGGDPGIGKSTLLLQASLNLSVQYGKVLYVSAEESLTQIKLRAERLGISSEGILLLSETLVEKIIECAKETQPAVLIVDSIQTVYTEEVVSAPGSVSQIRDSAAKFMNFAKSTGVPVFLIGHVTKEGAIAGPRVLEHLVDTVLYFEGDRGHAYRILRSVKNRFGPTNEIGVFEMTSQGLSEVENPSLIFLSEHGVCSGSAITATIEGTRAILTEIQALVAPSQFGMPRRNYIGVDYQRVNLLVAVLEKRGRVNLAGADIFVNVVGGLKITEPASDLAIISAIVSSFRDVPLPERTVIFGEVGLSGEVRAISQTELRLKEAYRIGMKQAIIPKSNFERLKEDYNLNIKGVRSINELLEIIDN, encoded by the coding sequence ATGAAGGTAAAACTGAGAAGATTTTTTCAGTGCCAGAGCTGTGGATATATTTCACCAAAGTGGATTGGCCGATGCCCTGATTGTGGCGCATGGAATAGCTTTGTTGAGGAAACTATAGAAGCAGGAGCTGAAAGAAAAACTTTATCAGAAACTGTTCAGCCTGTCTCCATTAGTTCCATTGAAATTACAGTATCGGATAGGTTTTTAACTGGAATTGGTGAACTTGACAGAGTTCTTGGTGGCGGATTAGTTAAAGGCTCTCTTATTCTTATTGGAGGAGACCCTGGTATTGGAAAATCAACGCTACTGCTACAGGCATCCCTTAATCTTTCAGTGCAGTATGGTAAAGTTCTTTATGTTTCAGCAGAAGAATCTCTTACCCAGATAAAACTTAGAGCAGAAAGGCTCGGAATTAGTTCAGAGGGAATTTTGCTTCTAAGTGAAACCCTTGTTGAGAAAATTATTGAATGTGCAAAAGAAACTCAACCAGCTGTGCTAATTGTTGATTCAATTCAGACAGTTTACACTGAAGAAGTAGTTTCAGCACCTGGTTCTGTAAGTCAGATTAGAGATTCTGCAGCAAAATTTATGAATTTTGCAAAATCCACGGGTGTGCCTGTCTTTCTAATTGGTCATGTGACAAAGGAAGGAGCAATAGCAGGTCCAAGAGTGCTTGAGCATCTTGTAGATACAGTTCTTTATTTTGAAGGAGACAGAGGACATGCCTACAGAATCTTAAGAAGCGTAAAAAACCGTTTTGGACCAACCAATGAAATAGGTGTTTTTGAGATGACTTCGCAAGGACTCTCAGAGGTTGAAAATCCTTCCCTCATTTTTCTATCCGAACATGGAGTCTGCAGTGGCTCAGCCATTACGGCAACAATTGAGGGTACAAGGGCAATTCTTACAGAGATACAGGCTCTGGTGGCACCTTCTCAATTTGGCATGCCAAGAAGGAACTATATTGGAGTTGACTATCAGAGGGTAAATCTTCTGGTTGCAGTGCTGGAGAAGCGTGGAAGAGTGAATCTTGCAGGTGCAGATATATTCGTAAATGTAGTTGGTGGACTCAAAATTACAGAGCCTGCTTCAGATTTAGCAATAATTTCTGCCATTGTTTCCTCTTTCAGAGATGTGCCTTTGCCTGAGAGAACTGTTATTTTTGGTGAAGTTGGATTAAGTGGTGAGGTTCGTGCGATATCTCAAACTGAGTTAAGATTAAAAGAAGCATACCGAATAGGTATGAAACAGGCAATTATTCCTAAAAGCAACTTTGAAAGACTTAAAGAAGATTATAACTTAAACATAAAAGGAGTGAGGTCAATAAATGAACTTCTTGAGATTATTGACAATTAG
- a CDS encoding L-lactate permease translates to MDFFLAIFPILVVLIGMLVFYRSGSFVSVVGWVLAVIVAVYYFKTPWNVVWGATLTGIVKAFGISLAVVFTMFLIFLMRETGALKKIIEYVKGIARNKEEQTLFIGMGFGSLSTALGMVTPAMFPPIFLLLGFSPIAAIGVSILCYDPLTSFALFTIPLTLPSKVAMAFGIKPPGIESLNEFIWDYTFKVTVLLPVISVIFAFLMLKVVGGKEAIKKNWKAALISGLVLSFSALIIAGFRILPVEIIGIISGLITMLTVYFIYRRNNSQEQSRAVFNKEVFIACLPFILLIIISLIVNIPSLKTKLENVLGQTEVIRIIADKREDLNILGNVWFWIMFVSFISVFILRPSGKQLSNVFKLWITRIWGPFLAYSLFFAVAFIMAWSAMEVSNGKLVPSQYFAQYNMDRIIGITLANVFGPAYPFIAPFLGLFGAFVGGSETASNVLFAKIQWEATLSTVGANAFMWIYAAHAVGGGIASAITPSKITNAAATIGVGGKEEAQFIKAVLIPVLLMCAITGAMVMAIVYL, encoded by the coding sequence ATGGATTTCTTTTTAGCTATTTTCCCGATTCTTGTGGTTTTAATAGGTATGCTCGTTTTTTATCGTTCAGGGAGCTTTGTTTCTGTAGTAGGATGGGTTCTTGCTGTAATTGTAGCAGTTTACTATTTTAAAACTCCATGGAATGTTGTATGGGGTGCTACACTTACGGGAATTGTGAAAGCCTTTGGAATATCCTTAGCTGTAGTATTTACAATGTTTTTGATATTTTTAATGAGAGAAACAGGGGCATTAAAGAAAATCATTGAGTATGTAAAGGGAATTGCCAGAAATAAGGAGGAACAGACTCTTTTTATTGGAATGGGATTTGGTTCTTTAAGCACAGCACTGGGAATGGTAACTCCTGCAATGTTTCCACCAATTTTTTTATTACTCGGTTTTTCCCCTATTGCAGCCATTGGCGTAAGCATTCTGTGCTACGACCCTCTCACTTCCTTTGCTCTCTTTACAATCCCTTTGACTCTGCCTTCAAAAGTTGCAATGGCATTTGGCATTAAACCTCCTGGCATAGAAAGCCTTAATGAATTTATCTGGGATTACACTTTCAAGGTAACTGTTTTATTACCTGTAATCTCAGTAATTTTTGCTTTTTTAATGCTTAAAGTTGTGGGAGGGAAAGAAGCTATAAAGAAAAACTGGAAAGCGGCATTGATTTCAGGGCTTGTGCTTTCATTTTCTGCTCTGATAATAGCCGGTTTCAGAATTCTTCCAGTAGAGATTATAGGAATTATCTCTGGATTAATTACCATGCTCACAGTTTATTTTATTTATCGCAGGAATAACAGCCAGGAGCAAAGCAGAGCTGTTTTTAATAAAGAAGTTTTTATAGCCTGCCTACCATTTATTCTGCTAATAATAATCTCGCTCATTGTAAATATTCCTTCGTTAAAAACGAAGCTTGAAAATGTTCTGGGTCAGACAGAGGTAATTAGAATCATCGCCGATAAAAGAGAAGATCTCAACATTCTTGGAAATGTCTGGTTCTGGATAATGTTTGTCTCTTTTATTTCAGTATTTATACTAAGACCATCAGGAAAGCAATTAAGCAATGTCTTTAAACTCTGGATAACAAGAATATGGGGACCATTTCTGGCTTACTCACTTTTTTTCGCTGTCGCATTCATTATGGCATGGTCTGCAATGGAAGTTTCTAATGGAAAGCTTGTTCCATCTCAATATTTTGCTCAGTATAATATGGACAGAATTATTGGAATCACCCTTGCAAATGTCTTTGGTCCTGCCTATCCTTTCATTGCACCTTTTCTTGGTCTTTTTGGTGCCTTTGTGGGCGGAAGTGAAACAGCGTCAAATGTTCTTTTTGCAAAGATTCAATGGGAGGCAACACTTTCAACAGTTGGAGCAAATGCTTTTATGTGGATTTATGCAGCCCACGCAGTTGGTGGAGGAATAGCCTCTGCAATAACTCCTTCTAAGATTACAAATGCGGCTGCAACAATTGGTGTTGGAGGAAAAGAGGAAGCACAGTTTATAAAAGCGGTTTTGATTCCAGTTTTACTCATGTGTGCCATAACAGGTGCAATGGTTATGGCAATTGTGTATTTATAG
- a CDS encoding DUF3782 domain-containing protein — MASTNLEEIKKIIKTELPTILRTDPSFRRYILQITKLYYPPKKKTEDRIEQLYQQLLQMQEQSEKRWQEWSKRWDETQAEWNRKWEENQKTINEMLKRLDKIDRRHLYTIGALGARWGLYSEESFRNGLKAIIEDSFGVEVMRYVDYDEKGEVFGPPDQIELDLIIRNGVVIACEIKSSMSKADMYTLWRKKKFYEKKHQKKVDRVIAICPMVDPRAKPAAEKLGIELYTHSDEFIEKEEKNINEIA, encoded by the coding sequence ATGGCGTCCACTAATCTTGAAGAAATAAAAAAAATAATTAAAACTGAATTACCAACAATTTTGAGAACAGATCCTTCTTTTCGCAGATATATTCTTCAAATAACAAAGCTTTATTACCCTCCAAAGAAAAAAACAGAAGACAGAATAGAACAACTTTATCAACAGCTTTTGCAGATGCAGGAACAATCTGAAAAAAGATGGCAAGAGTGGAGCAAAAGATGGGATGAAACTCAGGCTGAGTGGAATAGAAAATGGGAAGAAAATCAAAAAACTATAAATGAAATGCTTAAAAGGCTTGACAAAATTGACAGAAGACATCTTTATACAATTGGTGCACTTGGTGCAAGATGGGGACTTTACTCAGAAGAATCATTTCGTAATGGACTTAAAGCAATCATTGAGGATTCCTTCGGTGTGGAAGTTATGCGATATGTTGATTATGATGAAAAAGGAGAAGTATTTGGACCTCCTGACCAGATAGAACTTGACTTGATAATAAGAAACGGAGTGGTTATCGCGTGTGAGATTAAGTCTTCCATGAGCAAAGCTGACATGTATACTTTGTGGAGAAAGAAAAAATTCTATGAGAAAAAACATCAAAAAAAAGTGGATAGAGTCATTGCTATTTGTCCAATGGTTGATCCTCGTGCAAAACCTGCGGCAGAAAAACTTGGGATAGAGCTCTATACTCATTCAGACGAATTTATAGAAAAAGAAGAAAAAAATATAAACGAAATAGCATAG
- a CDS encoding chemotaxis protein CheW codes for MDTALVVSEKKAGGDTKILQLVTFTLGGEEYAVDILKVQEINRMKEITRVPNAPYYVEGVINLRGKVIPVVSLRKKFGLPEEEETAKQRIMIMDIQGITIGLIVDSVSEVLRISTDIVEPPPPMTYSVSSEFIWGIAKLEDRLIILLDMDRLIGKEESEGMVEAAEKVAIE; via the coding sequence ATGGATACAGCACTGGTAGTAAGTGAAAAAAAAGCAGGTGGAGATACAAAAATTCTTCAGCTTGTCACATTTACTCTTGGTGGGGAAGAATATGCTGTTGATATCCTCAAAGTTCAGGAAATAAACAGAATGAAAGAAATAACAAGAGTTCCCAATGCTCCATACTATGTTGAAGGCGTTATAAATCTTCGTGGAAAAGTTATTCCTGTTGTTAGTCTGAGAAAAAAATTTGGTCTTCCAGAGGAAGAAGAAACGGCAAAACAAAGAATTATGATAATGGATATTCAGGGTATAACCATCGGACTTATTGTTGACTCAGTCTCTGAAGTTCTAAGAATATCCACTGATATAGTTGAACCACCTCCACCAATGACTTATTCTGTAAGTTCAGAGTTTATATGGGGAATTGCAAAACTTGAAGACAGACTTATTATACTTCTTGATATGGACAGGCTTATTGGTAAAGAAGAAAGCGAAGGAATGGTTGAAGCTGCAGAAAAGGTAGCTATTGAGTAA
- a CDS encoding NrpR regulatory domain-containing protein: MNRTLIAILKILAKENKIIGSKEIAKKLKMYGVNLSERTVRYHLKILDEKGLTKVFGKEGRVITEKGRQELETVSTVEKVGFIINKIETLSYLSDFDINSCKGKIIVNLSYIPKSKLKKALKSMENVFNSSLVMSNRILFIEKDDETVIVPDDHVCIGTICSVTLNAILLKHGIPVISRFGGVLEIRDGQPYRFNALISYDGTSLDPLEIFIRGKMTDVSGAIKNGYGRVLASFREIPTVCLNKVKEIYAIMQDKGFQGILMFGEPNQSLLDIPVGIDRVGIIVVGGLNPIAAVEESGIQTYTSAISTLCDYQAMIDFKELNETVK; the protein is encoded by the coding sequence ATGAATCGCACACTTATAGCTATTTTGAAAATTCTTGCAAAGGAAAATAAAATAATAGGCTCAAAAGAAATTGCAAAAAAATTAAAGATGTATGGTGTAAATTTATCAGAGAGAACAGTTAGATATCATCTGAAAATTCTTGATGAGAAAGGCTTGACAAAAGTCTTTGGTAAAGAGGGCAGAGTTATAACTGAAAAAGGCAGGCAGGAGCTTGAAACTGTAAGCACAGTTGAAAAAGTTGGATTTATCATAAATAAGATTGAAACGCTGAGTTATCTTTCTGATTTTGATATAAATTCATGTAAAGGCAAGATTATTGTCAATCTCAGCTACATTCCAAAAAGCAAACTTAAAAAAGCTCTCAAATCAATGGAAAATGTCTTTAACTCTTCACTCGTAATGAGCAATAGAATTCTTTTTATAGAAAAAGATGATGAGACTGTTATTGTCCCTGATGATCATGTTTGTATAGGAACAATATGTAGTGTCACGCTCAACGCTATTTTATTAAAACATGGAATACCTGTTATATCAAGGTTTGGTGGAGTGCTTGAAATAAGGGATGGACAGCCTTATAGATTTAATGCCCTCATAAGTTATGACGGAACATCACTTGACCCACTGGAAATATTTATAAGAGGTAAGATGACCGATGTTTCAGGTGCCATCAAAAACGGTTATGGAAGAGTTCTTGCAAGCTTTAGAGAGATTCCAACTGTTTGCCTAAATAAAGTTAAAGAGATTTATGCAATAATGCAGGACAAAGGATTTCAGGGAATTCTTATGTTTGGCGAGCCAAATCAGTCTTTGCTTGACATCCCTGTTGGAATAGACCGGGTTGGTATTATAGTCGTGGGAGGACTGAATCCCATTGCAGCAGTTGAAGAATCTGGCATTCAGACATATACTTCAGCTATCTCCACACTTTGTGATTATCAGGCAATGATTGATTTTAAAGAACTGAACGAAACTGTGAAATAA